A section of the Engystomops pustulosus chromosome 3, aEngPut4.maternal, whole genome shotgun sequence genome encodes:
- the FAM98A gene encoding protein FAM98A, which yields MDCDTMENDILEALEDLGYKGSLMDEGALIQAAAQGALSPEYTKLCAWIVTELRLFCKLEENVEATNSPAEAEGFQLEMSGLLTEMNCPYVSLTSGDVTKRLLDKTNCLLLLTYLISELEAARMLCVNIPAKKEQDGGSEVFKELKTICMTLGMSKPPANITMFQFFSGIEKKLKETLAKVPPSHIGKPLLSKTLGPSHWEKIEAINQAITNEYDVRRKMLIKRLDVTVQSFGWSDRAKSQSEKLAKVYQPKRAAFSMKSSISVSNLLAARHDLSKILRTSSGSIREKTACAINKVLMGRVPDRGGRPNEIEPPPPEMPPWQKRQDGPTQGGRGGGRGGYEQSYSGRGGYEHGGGRGGYEHGGGRGGYEHGGGRGGYEHGGGRGGYEHGGGRGGYEHGGGRGGYEHGGGRGGYEHGSGRGGYEHGGGRGGYEHGGGRGGGRGGYDQGGNRGGRGNKVQGGWTDGGSSNTGGHYQDTGYRDSGFQTGGYQGGGGGYQGGYQGNSGGYQGGGGYGGYQGSSYSGGGYQGGGYQQDNRYQDGGHQNDRGGGRGGGRGGRGGRGGRGGHGGGWGGRGAQSYNQGGQFEQHFQHGGYQYNQSGFGQGRHYTS from the exons ATGGACTGTGACACCATGGAGAACGACATCCTGGAGGCGCTGGAAGATCTAGG GTATAAGGGATCCTTGATGGATGAAGGAGCATTGATCCAAGCTGCCGCCCAAGGAGCACTTTCCCCAGAATATACTAAGCTCTGTGCATGGATTGTAACAGAGCTAAGGTTGTTCTGCAAGTTGGAAGAAAATGTTGAAGCAACTAATA GCCCGGCTGAAGCAGAAGGATTCCAACTTGAAATGAGTGGTCTTCTAACAGAGATGAACTGTCCATATGTATCTTTAACATCTGGAGACGTCACCAAACGTCTTCTAGATAAAACAAACTGTCTACTCCTACTAA CATATTTGATATCAGAACTTGAAGCTGCAAGAATGTTGTGTGTAAATATACCTGCAAAAAAAGAGCAAGATGGCGGCAGTGAGGTGTTCAAGGAGCTCAAGACTATATGTATGACTTTGGGAATGTCCAAACCCCCAGCCAATATAACTATGTTCCAGTTTTTTAGTGGAATTGAGAAAAAA TTAAAAGAAACCTTAGCAAAAGTGCCACCTAGTCATATAGGAAAGCCTCTCCTAAGCAAGACACTGGGCCCATCCCACTGG GAAAAAATTGAAGCAATCAATCAAGCCATAACCAACGAATATGACGTCCGGAGGAAAATGTTAATCAAACGTCTGGATGTGACTGTTCAGTCTTTTGGCTGGTCAGATAGGGCAAAG AGTCAGTCAGAGAAGCTGGCAAAGGTGTACCAGCCTAAGCGTGCGGCCTTCTCAATGAAGAGCTCCATTTCTGTCTCAAACCTGTTGGCTGCTCGGCATGATTTATCAAAAATCTTGAGAACTAGTAGCGGTTCAATCCGGGAGAAAACTGCTTGTGCCATTAACAAG GTTTTAATGGGTAGAGTTCCTGACAGAGGTGGCCGACCAAATGAAATAGAGCCTCCTCCACCTGAAATGCCTCCTTGGCAGAAGAGACAAGATGGTCCCACCCAAGGTGGTAGAGGTGGAGGACGAGGTGGTTATGAACAGTCTTACAGTGGTCGAGGAGGCTATGAGCATGGCGGAGGTCGAGGAGGCTATGAGCATGGCGGTGGTCGAGGGGGCTATGAGCATGGCGGTGGTCGAGGGGGCTATGAGCATGGCGGTGGTCGAGGCGGCTATGAACATGGCGGTGGTCGAGGCGGCTATGAACATGGCGGTGGTCGAGGCGGCTATGAACATGGCGGTGGTCGAGGCGGCTATGAACATGGCAGTGGTCGAGGAGGCTATGAACATGGCGGTGGTCGAGGAGGCTATGAGCATGGTGGTGGCCGCGGTGGAGGTCGAGGAGGCTATGATCAAGGTGGTAACAGAGGAGGTCGAGGAAACAAAGTTCAAGGAGGCTGGACAGATGGTGGCAGCAGCAATACTGGTGGACACTATCAAGATACTGGCTATAGAGATTCTGGATTTCAAACAGGGGGCTACCAGGGTGGCGGTGGTGGATACCAAGGTGGTTATCAAGGTAACAGTGGTGGTTaccaaggaggaggaggatatggtGGTTACCAAGGTTCTTCCTACTCTGGAGGTGGATATCAGGGTGGAGGCTATCAACAAGACAACCGATATCAAGATGGTGGGCATCAGAATGACAGAGGTGGTGGCCGCGGAGGGGGAAGAGGTGGGCGCGGTGGCCGTGGTGGAAGAGGTGGACATGGTGGTGGTTGGGGTGGTCGGGGAGCACAGAGTTATAACCAAGGGGGTCAATTTGAGCAGCACTTTCAACATGGAGGTTATCAATATAATCAGTCTGGTTTTGGACAAGGAAGGCATTATACCAGTTGA